A portion of the Sulfuricurvum kujiense DSM 16994 genome contains these proteins:
- a CDS encoding HsdM family class I SAM-dependent methyltransferase, whose amino-acid sequence MESKINRITDILRRDDGISGAMHYTEQISWILFLKFLNDLEDSKADEALLIGKDYNYILDDKFKWSNWAVPKVNGKIDLINAKSGADLLDFVNKELFSYLKGFKNITEDPKSIKYKIGAIFEYLDNRIANGHTIREILDIIDELDFHNQSDLFQLSIIYEKLLKDMGSDGGNSGEFYTPRPLIKVMTDVVNPQVGQTIYDPAVGSCGFLIEAYNHIRYLDAKENKQRDISVNQLKFLSEDTFFGNEKTPLSYVMGVMNMILHGIESPNISKTNTLTKDIRGLEEKDRYDIILANPPFGGKEKEQIQQNFPIKSNATELLFLQHMMNSLKVNGRCGVVIPEGVLFQTNNAFQAVKQELLERFNVHTILSLPSGVFLPYSGVKTNVIFFDRNGSTSDIFYYEVNPLSKLTKNKPITYDHFTEFLAVWKERKITDNSWIVNINDIKDFDISAKNPNRNETIDHKSPIELVENIKLNNEEINDLMNEIEAILIGKDINE is encoded by the coding sequence TTGGAATCAAAAATTAATCGAATAACCGACATCCTTAGACGGGATGACGGTATCAGTGGTGCGATGCACTATACGGAGCAAATTAGTTGGATACTATTTTTAAAATTTCTCAATGATCTCGAAGACTCAAAAGCAGATGAAGCATTACTTATCGGTAAAGACTACAACTATATTTTAGATGATAAATTCAAATGGAGCAATTGGGCGGTTCCAAAAGTAAATGGGAAAATCGATCTCATCAATGCTAAAAGCGGAGCTGATCTACTGGATTTCGTAAACAAAGAGCTATTTTCGTATCTTAAGGGATTCAAAAACATTACTGAAGACCCAAAATCGATCAAATATAAAATCGGTGCAATTTTTGAATACTTAGACAACCGTATCGCAAATGGTCATACTATCAGAGAGATATTGGATATTATCGATGAGTTAGACTTCCACAACCAATCCGATCTTTTTCAACTCTCAATCATTTATGAAAAACTGCTCAAGGACATGGGAAGTGATGGTGGAAACAGTGGGGAGTTTTATACTCCTCGTCCACTTATCAAAGTAATGACGGATGTGGTTAATCCACAAGTCGGACAAACGATCTATGACCCTGCTGTAGGGAGTTGTGGATTTTTAATCGAAGCGTATAACCATATTCGATATCTCGATGCAAAAGAGAATAAACAACGAGATATATCTGTAAATCAGTTAAAATTTTTGAGCGAAGATACATTTTTCGGAAATGAGAAAACACCATTGTCCTATGTCATGGGTGTTATGAATATGATTCTACATGGAATCGAATCCCCGAATATCTCTAAGACCAATACGCTGACCAAAGATATCCGAGGGCTAGAAGAAAAAGATCGTTACGATATTATCCTAGCAAATCCACCATTCGGTGGAAAAGAAAAAGAACAAATTCAACAAAATTTCCCTATCAAGTCCAATGCTACAGAGCTACTATTTTTACAACATATGATGAATAGTTTAAAAGTAAATGGAAGATGTGGTGTAGTAATTCCAGAGGGTGTTTTATTCCAAACTAATAATGCGTTCCAAGCGGTCAAACAAGAGCTTTTAGAACGTTTTAATGTTCACACGATACTTAGTTTGCCATCAGGGGTGTTTTTGCCGTACAGTGGCGTTAAAACGAATGTCATCTTTTTCGATAGAAACGGATCAACATCGGATATATTTTATTACGAAGTCAATCCATTATCAAAACTCACAAAGAATAAGCCTATTACCTATGATCACTTCACCGAATTTTTAGCCGTATGGAAAGAGAGAAAGATTACTGACAACAGTTGGATAGTAAATATTAACGATATCAAAGATTTTGATATATCGGCAAAAAATCCAAATCGAAATGAAACCATCGATCATAAATCACCGATTGAATTGGTGGAAAATATCAAACTTAACAATGAAGAAATCAATGATTTGATGAATGAGATTGAAGCGATATTGATAGGAAAAGATATTAATGAGTGA
- a CDS encoding protein kinase domain-containing protein: protein MSTEYLKTDYEKLAYFVNLLKSRASGKNVSEREYTELREELLSNKILQSVLPTFIKTNGELNSFWRFIKDKFSTYDERTEFLTKEFEPILRMLENSQTSLPALQKYAHTKDSIKQELKEYFISHNVLLNIYGEFTLTDKNIGNGGTSEVKGFEFGGKQYAIKFLLEDVSQKESQAFKRFKQAHLNLVGIQHSGAILPQLHFDVLNIAHIKVPYIVMPRVEQTLKSFVKEKKKKGEFSFELFEKIFDNLLHIIDSIHLLSIIHRDIKPENIFLFERKFVLGDFDIAKFDKDLYTKLIETSPTDRLANYLFSAPEQVKVDTDELTTSADWYAFAQVLYWIITETALRGQSKIQLTHIDSRYSKYESLIANLLSENPQDRFSSKNEILEHLESKKKLSPDQILLEFEDIIFKHMSHLGQSGQGFKKFEDIDSINEIMQDLKNGESRLNYWLSQGYSDLGINRIKKLGLCDRCWLIGYNEVKIKSIWIFKHYYNLGCSCIIIETDNLESSGVYEIKPEYVSEEFGLFNGHYIKRGEVDVGWAEIDGKKVKLNGKAEIRVRILKEDIFFLAPQNGPLVRHDGIIDSIYKSYQEVKALNERLLEPLSGIKKNMGY from the coding sequence ATGAGCACTGAATATCTAAAAACAGATTATGAAAAACTAGCATATTTTGTAAATCTTTTAAAATCAAGAGCATCGGGTAAAAATGTATCTGAGAGAGAATATACAGAGCTTAGAGAAGAGCTTTTGTCAAATAAAATATTGCAGAGTGTATTGCCAACTTTTATAAAAACAAATGGGGAACTAAACTCTTTTTGGAGATTTATTAAAGATAAATTTTCTACTTATGATGAACGAACAGAATTTCTAACAAAAGAATTTGAACCAATTTTGCGAATGCTAGAAAATAGTCAAACTTCATTACCCGCACTACAAAAATATGCACACACCAAAGACTCTATAAAACAAGAGCTAAAAGAGTATTTTATATCACATAATGTACTTTTAAATATATATGGAGAGTTTACACTTACAGACAAAAATATAGGAAATGGCGGTACATCAGAGGTTAAAGGCTTTGAGTTTGGTGGTAAACAGTATGCTATTAAGTTTTTACTTGAAGATGTATCACAAAAAGAGAGTCAAGCTTTCAAAAGATTTAAACAAGCTCATCTAAACTTAGTAGGTATCCAGCATAGCGGTGCAATTTTACCACAGTTGCATTTTGATGTTTTGAATATAGCACATATTAAAGTGCCTTATATCGTGATGCCAAGAGTTGAGCAGACACTGAAATCTTTTGTCAAAGAAAAAAAGAAAAAAGGTGAATTTTCGTTTGAGTTATTTGAGAAGATATTTGACAATTTGCTTCATATCATAGACTCTATACACTTGCTGAGTATTATCCATAGAGATATAAAACCTGAAAATATATTTTTATTTGAACGGAAATTTGTACTTGGTGACTTTGATATTGCGAAGTTTGATAAGGATTTATATACTAAGCTTATAGAAACTAGTCCCACAGATAGATTGGCGAATTATCTTTTCTCCGCTCCCGAGCAAGTTAAGGTTGATACAGATGAATTAACTACAAGTGCAGATTGGTATGCTTTTGCTCAAGTACTTTATTGGATTATTACTGAAACTGCTCTAAGAGGACAATCAAAAATACAGTTAACTCATATTGATTCACGATATAGTAAATATGAAAGCTTGATAGCAAATCTTTTATCTGAAAATCCCCAAGATAGATTTAGCTCAAAAAATGAGATACTTGAGCATTTGGAGTCAAAAAAGAAATTAAGCCCAGATCAGATTTTATTAGAGTTTGAGGACATTATTTTTAAGCATATGAGTCATTTAGGACAAAGTGGACAAGGCTTTAAAAAGTTTGAGGATATTGACTCTATCAATGAAATCATGCAGGACTTGAAAAATGGAGAGTCGAGATTAAATTATTGGCTTTCGCAAGGCTACTCAGATTTAGGTATAAATAGAATAAAAAAGTTGGGTTTATGTGATAGATGTTGGCTAATTGGTTATAACGAAGTAAAAATAAAATCGATATGGATATTTAAACATTATTACAACTTAGGATGTAGTTGCATAATAATAGAAACAGACAATTTAGAGTCAAGTGGAGTATATGAAATAAAACCAGAATATGTCAGTGAAGAGTTTGGATTGTTTAATGGACACTATATCAAGAGGGGTGAGGTTGATGTTGGCTGGGCTGAAATCGATGGCAAAAAAGTCAAGCTTAATGGTAAAGCTGAAATAAGAGTACGAATCTTAAAAGAAGATATTTTTTTCTTAGCTCCTCAAAATGGACCATTGGTAAGGCATGATGGTATTATAGATAGTATTTATAAAAGTTATCAAGAAGTTAAGGCTTTGAATGAACGATTACTTGAGCCTTTGAGCGGCATTAAGAAAAATATGGGTTATTGA
- a CDS encoding restriction endonuclease subunit S — MSELYELPNGWVYKQLDEIVFRMHQGVNTAADKVEFYSDGYPIIQSRNITSGELHFENIKYVNEEDWNLYEKKYKPKINDILLSNIGTIGKSIIVNQNDNFLIHWNIFLIEPQTELVSAQFLKVFLDKLDNDSYYDQFLKGATVKFVSKKNLASTLIPLPPLQEQQRIVSKLDSLFEKIDKAISLHQKNIDEADVFMGSVLNEVFEEMDGQYKKEKLEKFDRKMSAGGTPLRAKNEYWDDGTIEWFSSGELNQQFTLPAKERITDEGLKNSSAKLFSKGTLLIGMYDTAAMKMSILHTDGSCNQAIVGIKPNEDELNIFFLKYQLEYLKPKILEERQGVRQQNLNLSKIKNVEIELPPLPIQQKVVVYLDSVSEKMEKVKTIQKEKMESLKALKASILDKAFRGEL; from the coding sequence ATGAGTGAGTTATATGAACTTCCGAATGGGTGGGTATATAAACAATTAGATGAAATTGTATTCAGAATGCACCAAGGGGTAAATACTGCTGCAGATAAAGTTGAATTTTATTCTGATGGTTATCCTATTATTCAGAGTAGAAATATTACTTCTGGTGAATTACATTTTGAGAACATTAAGTATGTTAATGAAGAAGATTGGAATTTATATGAAAAAAAATACAAACCAAAAATAAATGATATTTTATTGTCAAATATTGGAACAATTGGTAAAAGTATTATTGTAAATCAAAATGATAATTTTTTAATTCATTGGAATATATTTTTGATTGAACCACAGACAGAGCTTGTATCAGCTCAGTTTTTGAAAGTATTTTTAGATAAATTAGATAATGATAGTTACTATGATCAATTTTTAAAAGGTGCTACAGTAAAATTTGTAAGTAAAAAGAATTTAGCATCTACTTTAATTCCGCTTCCGCCACTCCAAGAACAGCAACGAATTGTTTCAAAACTCGATTCACTTTTCGAAAAAATCGATAAAGCAATCTCTCTTCATCAGAAAAATATTGATGAAGCTGATGTGTTTATGGGAAGTGTTTTGAATGAAGTTTTTGAGGAGATGGATGGTCAATACAAAAAAGAAAAACTAGAGAAATTTGACCGAAAAATGTCTGCTGGTGGGACTCCTTTGCGGGCAAAAAATGAATATTGGGATGATGGCACAATCGAATGGTTTAGTTCTGGAGAGTTGAATCAACAATTTACATTACCAGCAAAAGAACGAATAACTGACGAAGGTCTTAAAAATTCATCAGCAAAGCTTTTTTCTAAAGGTACATTATTAATTGGTATGTACGATACTGCCGCAATGAAAATGTCCATATTGCATACTGATGGTAGCTGTAATCAAGCAATCGTTGGAATCAAACCAAATGAAGATGAATTAAACATATTCTTTTTGAAATATCAACTAGAATATTTAAAACCAAAGATTTTAGAAGAACGTCAAGGTGTTCGTCAACAAAACCTTAACTTATCAAAAATTAAAAATGTTGAGATCGAACTTCCTCCACTTCCAATCCAACAAAAAGTTGTAGTTTATTTAGATTCTGTATCCGAAAAAATGGAAAAAGTTAAAACGATTCAAAAAGAAAAAATGGAAAGTCTCAAAGCGTTGAAAGCGTCTATCTTGGATAAAGCGTTTAGGGGTGAGTTGTAA
- a CDS encoding thiamine-binding protein, which translates to MSVLLEFAMFPTSDECRKGASVSHQVAKIIDMIDQSGLAYQLTPMGTIVECESVKEALSVVERSYEQLAGCERVYSTIKLDIREGKLGRLKGKIDSVESKIGRKINQ; encoded by the coding sequence GTGAGCGTATTACTCGAATTTGCGATGTTTCCGACCAGCGATGAGTGCCGGAAGGGTGCTTCCGTATCGCATCAGGTGGCTAAAATCATCGATATGATCGATCAAAGCGGATTGGCTTATCAACTCACCCCGATGGGGACGATCGTTGAGTGTGAGAGTGTTAAAGAGGCTCTCAGTGTGGTTGAGCGTTCGTATGAACAGCTAGCGGGATGCGAGAGAGTGTATTCGACGATCAAACTGGATATCCGAGAGGGAAAACTCGGACGTTTAAAAGGGAAAATCGATTCGGTGGAGTCCAAAATCGGTCGAAAAATCAACCAATAA
- the hsdR gene encoding EcoAI/FtnUII family type I restriction enzme subunit R, which yields MALSESDTRSKLIDPRIKESEWNESHIVREYFFTDGRKLIGNKRGKQYFVDYLLTYKNTNLAIIEAKAENKDPLDGLQQSINYAEKLRIDFVYTTNGHKIYEHSLKEGNGRWIENYPTPTELFERKYGQPQTKQEAIITYPFHIEGSMKPRFYQQIAVQKTIEAIADGKDRILLTLATGTGKTYISFQIVYRLFQSKWNRDGSDRRPKVLFLADRNVLADQSMNTFNPLEKDCVRINGKEIKKRGGKVPTNANVFFAIYQSIAENKNRVIEVSEEDGEDDVKGYYQQYPSNFFDLIIIDECHRGSANDESSWREILNHFKSAVHLGLTATPKRDDNGDTYKYFGDPIYEYSLKDGINDGFLTPYKVKRIQTNIDEYRFDPNDIITGELESQIVTLEQFEKQIVIPKRTELIAKTVLENMNPMDKTIVFCVNQQHASDMKIAIDKFKTIKDNNYCVRVTSDEGDIGRNFLEMFQNNDRDIPTILTSSKMLTTGVDAKNVRNVVLTAPIKSMTEFKQIIGRGTRVYEGKDFFTIIDFVGATNLFYDDRWDGIPEEVSGGKGETSPTPRPPKEEDEDSNTGGGDNTIIVDPPIREKVTIDIRGKKLKVINIETTYVGEDGIPLKTEDYLELLIGVLGKFYNNEDGLREIWSNPKNRKDLLNKLKEMNIDESQLDDLKQIFEAQDSDIYDVLAHLSFNMDIKSRNERVIAVENSDFVEKYHNEKAKQFIEFILDRYRKDGVKELDDDKLGKLVDLSGLGTIREVAVNFGGIPQMGHEYLELQKEIYK from the coding sequence ATGGCACTCTCTGAATCAGATACTCGTTCAAAACTCATTGACCCAAGAATCAAAGAGAGTGAATGGAACGAATCCCATATCGTTAGAGAGTATTTCTTTACGGATGGACGTAAACTTATCGGTAACAAAAGAGGTAAGCAATATTTTGTGGATTACCTTCTTACCTACAAAAATACCAACCTAGCCATTATCGAAGCCAAAGCTGAAAACAAAGACCCTTTGGATGGATTACAACAATCTATTAACTATGCAGAAAAACTCCGAATCGATTTTGTATACACCACTAACGGACATAAAATTTACGAACACTCGTTGAAAGAGGGCAATGGTAGATGGATCGAGAATTATCCGACACCAACAGAACTATTCGAGCGAAAATACGGACAGCCCCAAACCAAACAAGAAGCAATCATCACCTATCCTTTTCACATCGAAGGGAGTATGAAACCTCGTTTCTATCAACAAATCGCCGTTCAAAAAACAATTGAAGCGATAGCAGACGGTAAAGATAGAATCTTATTAACGTTGGCAACTGGTACGGGTAAAACCTATATCTCTTTTCAAATCGTGTACCGTTTATTCCAATCCAAATGGAATCGAGACGGAAGTGACCGTAGACCAAAGGTATTGTTCTTAGCAGATAGAAACGTCTTGGCAGATCAATCGATGAATACATTTAATCCATTGGAAAAAGATTGTGTAAGAATCAACGGTAAAGAGATTAAAAAACGAGGGGGAAAAGTCCCCACAAATGCCAATGTCTTTTTTGCAATTTATCAATCCATTGCAGAGAATAAAAACAGAGTAATCGAAGTATCCGAAGAAGATGGAGAGGATGATGTAAAAGGATATTATCAACAATATCCATCAAACTTTTTTGATTTAATTATTATCGATGAGTGTCACAGAGGAAGTGCAAACGATGAGAGTAGTTGGAGAGAGATCCTAAATCATTTCAAATCAGCTGTTCATTTAGGATTGACGGCAACACCAAAGAGAGATGATAACGGTGATACCTACAAATATTTTGGTGATCCTATCTATGAATATTCACTCAAAGATGGAATCAATGATGGATTCCTCACACCATATAAAGTTAAAAGAATTCAAACCAATATTGATGAATATAGATTTGATCCTAATGATATTATTACGGGTGAGCTAGAAAGCCAAATTGTTACACTAGAGCAGTTTGAAAAGCAAATCGTAATCCCCAAACGAACTGAATTGATAGCAAAAACGGTTTTAGAAAATATGAATCCGATGGATAAAACAATCGTATTCTGTGTAAATCAACAACACGCTTCCGATATGAAAATCGCAATCGATAAATTTAAAACGATCAAAGACAATAATTATTGTGTCAGGGTAACATCGGATGAAGGTGACATAGGTAGAAACTTTTTAGAGATGTTTCAAAACAACGATAGAGATATCCCAACCATTCTAACATCATCCAAAATGTTAACTACTGGTGTTGATGCAAAGAATGTTAGAAACGTTGTATTAACCGCACCTATCAAGTCAATGACGGAGTTTAAACAGATTATTGGACGAGGTACGAGGGTATACGAGGGAAAAGACTTTTTTACCATTATCGATTTCGTAGGGGCAACCAATTTATTTTATGATGATAGATGGGATGGAATTCCCGAAGAAGTTAGTGGAGGAAAAGGAGAAACATCACCAACTCCACGACCTCCAAAAGAAGAAGATGAAGATAGTAATACGGGTGGAGGAGATAATACTATAATTGTTGATCCTCCAATAAGAGAAAAAGTGACCATCGATATCAGAGGCAAAAAGCTAAAAGTCATTAATATCGAAACAACCTATGTCGGTGAAGACGGTATCCCACTCAAAACCGAAGATTATTTGGAATTGCTGATCGGTGTGTTAGGTAAATTTTACAATAACGAAGATGGATTAAGAGAGATATGGAGTAACCCGAAAAATCGTAAAGATTTACTGAATAAACTCAAAGAGATGAATATCGATGAATCTCAATTGGATGACCTAAAACAGATATTTGAAGCACAAGATAGTGATATTTACGATGTATTGGCACATCTATCATTCAATATGGATATTAAGAGCCGTAATGAAAGAGTTATAGCGGTTGAAAACTCTGATTTCGTAGAGAAGTATCACAATGAAAAAGCAAAACAGTTTATTGAATTCATATTAGATCGATACCGTAAAGACGGTGTAAAAGAGTTGGATGATGATAAGCTAGGTAAGTTGGTGGATTTGAGCGGATTGGGAACCATCAGAGAAGTTGCGGTTAACTTTGGTGGGATACCGCAGATGGGGCATGAGTATTTAGAGTTACAAAAAGAGATTTATAAGTGA
- a CDS encoding chemotaxis protein CheW, protein MAHQELTSILHASEYNLGVISYDKRMVSVISVAKLLGMEIKYDKKIETIVLVKTVIEKQVVYLGFAVDAIYSSPEIPFRSISHYSNVLKNENSLTKAVIIPDNPEDFGNEMISILDIPKIYSQLIQPYARPLHKVMA, encoded by the coding sequence CTGGCGCATCAGGAGCTTACCTCCATCCTGCACGCCAGTGAATACAATCTGGGAGTCATCAGTTATGACAAGCGGATGGTAAGTGTCATCTCAGTGGCAAAACTGCTCGGGATGGAGATAAAATACGACAAAAAGATCGAAACGATTGTCCTCGTCAAAACCGTCATTGAAAAACAGGTGGTGTATCTCGGATTTGCCGTCGATGCGATCTATAGCAGCCCTGAAATTCCGTTCCGCTCGATCAGCCACTACAGCAATGTATTGAAAAATGAAAATTCATTGACCAAAGCGGTCATTATCCCGGACAATCCGGAGGATTTCGGAAATGAGATGATTTCGATCCTCGATATACCGAAAATCTATTCGCAGCTCATCCAGCCGTACGCCCGCCCGCTTCACAAAGTGATGGCGTAA